The proteins below come from a single Desulfovibrio sp. genomic window:
- a CDS encoding glutamate synthase-related protein yields MESVRTQDVSVNDLRWKIEYRPDLCTMCGSCVAACTFNAIEVGMMRRSITLSRKAFPDPTQEHSARPVILQKASIPNACVGCGMCEKICPNAAIKPVRNQDNRFPVLARHHGPVKRGGRTNLNPPRTLDSIFVGRISQMTDPALDSERHTFDIRSPLGRVMLAKELPLRVDGDSLVLTERTPPVHWIYPAIFSDMSIGALSTRAWEAIALAAAYLNEQCGMPVRMCSGEGGMPIKLLESDQLKYMILQIASGHFGWNRIIKAMPRMKTDPAGVLIKIGQGAKPGDGGLLPAAKVAPHIQAIRGVPKATLHSPPNHQGLYSIEESVQKMHLSLNAAFGFRVPVAIKCAASATSVSVYNNLLRDPYKICGGFFIDGIQGGTGAANEVSLEHTGHPIVSKLRDCYMAAVAQGLQGQIPLWAGGGIGLTGNAAADAFKMICLGANGVIIGKILIQLLGCVGNEHGRCNACNTGKCPTGICTQDPRLVKRLDVDRGAQNIVDYMLAFDSELRKLLAPVGNSSLPVGRSDALVTTDKAVADKLDIQYAC; encoded by the coding sequence ATGGAATCAGTAAGAACTCAGGACGTAAGTGTTAACGACCTGCGCTGGAAGATAGAATACCGCCCCGATTTGTGCACCATGTGCGGCTCGTGCGTGGCGGCGTGTACTTTCAACGCCATAGAAGTGGGCATGATGCGCCGCAGCATCACGCTTTCGCGCAAGGCCTTTCCCGACCCGACGCAGGAGCATTCCGCGCGCCCGGTCATTTTGCAAAAGGCCAGCATCCCCAACGCCTGCGTGGGTTGCGGCATGTGCGAAAAAATCTGCCCCAACGCGGCCATCAAACCCGTGCGCAACCAGGATAATCGGTTCCCCGTGCTTGCGCGCCACCACGGCCCTGTCAAGCGTGGCGGGCGCACCAACCTGAACCCGCCGCGCACGCTTGATTCCATCTTTGTGGGCCGCATCAGTCAGATGACCGACCCCGCACTGGATTCCGAGCGTCATACCTTTGATATCCGCTCCCCCCTTGGACGCGTCATGCTTGCCAAGGAACTGCCCCTGCGCGTTGACGGCGACAGCCTTGTGCTGACCGAGCGCACCCCCCCGGTGCACTGGATTTACCCCGCCATCTTCAGCGACATGAGCATCGGCGCGCTCTCCACCCGCGCGTGGGAAGCCATTGCCCTTGCCGCAGCCTATCTTAATGAACAATGCGGCATGCCCGTGCGCATGTGCTCGGGCGAGGGCGGCATGCCCATCAAGCTGCTGGAATCCGACCAGCTCAAATACATGATCTTGCAGATCGCCTCCGGCCACTTTGGCTGGAACCGCATCATCAAGGCCATGCCCCGCATGAAGACCGACCCGGCGGGCGTGCTCATCAAGATTGGTCAGGGTGCAAAACCCGGCGACGGCGGCCTCTTGCCCGCAGCCAAGGTGGCTCCGCACATTCAGGCCATCCGTGGCGTACCCAAGGCGACCCTGCATTCGCCGCCGAACCATCAGGGCCTGTATTCCATTGAAGAATCCGTGCAGAAAATGCACCTTTCGCTCAATGCGGCCTTTGGCTTCCGCGTACCGGTGGCCATCAAGTGCGCGGCATCGGCCACGTCCGTTTCCGTTTACAACAACCTACTGCGCGATCCCTACAAGATCTGCGGCGGGTTCTTCATCGACGGCATTCAGGGCGGCACGGGCGCTGCCAACGAGGTTTCGCTGGAGCATACCGGGCATCCCATTGTTTCCAAGCTGCGCGACTGCTACATGGCTGCCGTTGCCCAGGGTCTTCAGGGGCAGATTCCCCTGTGGGCTGGCGGCGGCATAGGCCTGACCGGCAACGCTGCTGCGGATGCCTTCAAGATGATCTGCCTTGGCGCCAACGGCGTTATCATCGGCAAGATCCTCATTCAGTTGCTGGGTTGCGTCGGCAATGAGCATGGCCGCTGCAATGCCTGTAATACCGGCAAATGTCCCACGGGCATATGCACCCAGGATCCGCGTCTGGTCAAAAGGCTGGATGTGGACAGGGGCGCGCAGAACATTGTGGACTACATGCTGGCCTTTGACTCCGAACTGCGCAAGCTGCTGGCCCCTGTGGGCAACAGTTCGCTGCCGGTTGGGCGTTCCGACGCCCTGGTTACCACGGACAAGGCTGTGGCCGACAAGCTGGATATCCAGTACGCCTGTTAG
- a CDS encoding glutamate synthase: MVMQDLEGVFSHYKDKPLLSLACTPEGVQLVNDYMEEKGFVQVAQWVPEVDKRPGLKIEAMPRYVFRNYDYPEEYRSRSQEDRENLLLDTRLELRGLLAEKKNGFVYSFWPDVLTLKEIGDPADIAVYFRLWKDDGRLTARNIVTQCRQNTNYAIVRYAAHPFFLQGYTVCANGENTFFTKNKEFQKSLHRGYVGFESDSQNFLYTLHYVLHELRWPIKYYKHVITPLPFVEAEQRADRKVLNLIRESLAHLEINGPNTIIGLLPDGKMITCCDSKKLRPVVVGVNSDMVAIASEVCGLNAIMPDRDISNDIYPNEREMVVIDNDLAVQRWNQ, from the coding sequence ATGGTTATGCAAGACCTGGAGGGCGTGTTCAGCCACTACAAAGACAAACCCCTGCTTTCATTGGCCTGCACCCCCGAGGGCGTGCAGCTGGTCAACGATTACATGGAAGAAAAGGGTTTTGTGCAGGTTGCCCAGTGGGTACCTGAAGTGGACAAACGCCCCGGCCTCAAGATTGAGGCCATGCCCCGTTACGTCTTCCGCAACTATGACTATCCGGAGGAATACCGCTCCCGTAGTCAGGAAGATCGTGAAAACCTGCTGCTGGACACGCGCCTTGAGCTGCGGGGTTTGTTGGCCGAGAAAAAGAATGGCTTTGTCTATTCGTTCTGGCCCGATGTGCTGACCCTTAAAGAAATCGGTGATCCTGCCGACATAGCTGTATATTTTCGACTATGGAAAGACGATGGCCGCCTGACTGCGCGCAACATCGTGACCCAGTGCCGCCAGAATACCAACTACGCCATCGTGCGCTACGCTGCGCATCCCTTCTTTTTGCAGGGCTACACCGTGTGCGCCAACGGCGAAAACACGTTTTTCACCAAGAACAAAGAGTTCCAGAAGTCGCTGCACAGAGGTTATGTGGGTTTTGAATCCGACTCGCAGAATTTTCTGTACACCTTGCACTATGTCTTGCATGAGCTGCGTTGGCCCATCAAGTATTACAAGCACGTTATCACGCCCCTGCCTTTTGTGGAGGCGGAACAGCGCGCTGACCGCAAGGTGCTGAATCTTATTCGCGAATCCCTCGCGCATCTGGAGATCAACGGCCCCAACACCATCATCGGCCTTCTGCCTGACGGCAAGATGATTACCTGCTGCGACTCCAAAAAGCTGCGGCCTGTTGTTGTGGGCGTAAACTCGGATATGGTGGCCATCGCCTCCGAGGTCTGCGGTCTGAACGCCATCATGCCAGACCGCGACATCTCCAACGACATCTATCCCAATGAACGGGAAATGGTGGTTATTGACAACGATCTGGCGGTGCAGCGATGGAATCAGTAA
- a CDS encoding methyl-accepting chemotaxis protein, which translates to MSTLVFTEVTIPQLSAALQSKYEYGLKSVVDVAAQDLADRLKGVSDPKEQYALIEKYTDYQRFFPNDEGYLFTYKTDGTRINVPTNKSQNGKNVIDLKDSDGVYFIRELIEAAKKGGAFVAYRFDKPGAGIQPKLAYTRMIPGTDVIIGTGVYIDSVEAERTRVANLVSERNDHYDNLELLICGGILTVILGFAWLITRIICLPLRQITGEAEKVAQGQEAALPTLKASCPLEIRRLNSSLGMMIENLHGRIEEAADKTRQAAEALNHAKVAQTAAEEAKLRAESARREGMLAAAHQLESIAEALSSASSDLSHQIKRSDEGAEESSKMLSGAATAMNEMNATVQDVARNAGLASGASLETRDKALAGAKIVQNAVESITEVQTHSLSLKEDMTRLNEHAQAINQIMGVISDIADQTNLLALNAAIEAARAGDAGRGFAVVADEVRKLAEKTMVSTSDVAKAIQAIQDSTAKSMQGVENAVGSIGVATNLAGQSGEALQGIVEVVTATADQVNAIAAASEEQSAASEEINRSIVEVNEVSQLTAEAMKQASTAVADLTEQAKKLAALIQEMKQG; encoded by the coding sequence ATGTCCACACTTGTTTTTACGGAAGTAACCATTCCCCAGCTTTCGGCTGCATTGCAGTCAAAATATGAATACGGCCTGAAAAGTGTTGTGGATGTTGCCGCGCAAGATCTTGCCGACAGGCTCAAGGGAGTTTCTGACCCCAAGGAGCAGTACGCGCTGATTGAAAAATACACAGATTATCAGCGCTTCTTTCCCAACGACGAGGGCTATCTGTTTACCTACAAAACAGACGGCACCCGAATAAATGTGCCCACCAACAAGTCGCAGAACGGCAAAAATGTTATTGATCTCAAGGATAGCGACGGAGTCTATTTTATACGCGAGTTGATTGAAGCCGCCAAAAAGGGCGGAGCGTTCGTGGCTTACCGCTTTGACAAGCCGGGGGCTGGCATACAGCCCAAACTGGCATACACACGCATGATACCAGGCACTGACGTCATCATCGGCACAGGCGTGTATATCGACAGCGTCGAGGCCGAGCGCACCCGTGTCGCCAACCTGGTTTCCGAGCGAAATGACCACTATGACAACCTTGAACTGCTCATTTGCGGCGGCATCCTTACTGTCATTCTTGGCTTTGCATGGCTGATTACCCGCATTATCTGTCTGCCCCTGCGGCAAATCACCGGCGAAGCGGAAAAGGTCGCCCAAGGTCAGGAAGCCGCCCTGCCCACCCTCAAGGCATCCTGTCCGCTCGAAATCCGGCGGCTCAACAGTTCGCTGGGCATGATGATCGAAAATCTGCACGGCCGCATTGAAGAAGCAGCAGACAAAACCCGTCAGGCCGCCGAAGCTCTGAACCACGCCAAGGTGGCGCAGACCGCTGCAGAAGAAGCCAAGCTGCGCGCGGAATCTGCCCGCAGGGAAGGCATGCTCGCAGCCGCCCATCAGCTTGAATCCATTGCCGAGGCGCTCTCCTCCGCTTCATCTGATCTCTCGCACCAGATCAAACGCTCTGATGAAGGTGCGGAAGAATCTTCCAAGATGCTTTCTGGCGCAGCCACTGCCATGAATGAAATGAACGCAACGGTTCAGGACGTTGCCAGAAACGCAGGTCTGGCATCGGGGGCATCGCTCGAAACCCGCGACAAGGCTCTTGCTGGCGCTAAGATCGTGCAAAACGCCGTGGAAAGCATCACCGAGGTGCAGACCCACTCGCTTTCGCTCAAGGAAGACATGACCCGCCTGAACGAGCACGCGCAGGCCATTAACCAGATTATGGGCGTCATTTCCGACATCGCTGACCAGACCAACCTGCTGGCGCTGAACGCTGCCATCGAAGCCGCCCGTGCTGGGGATGCCGGCAGGGGCTTTGCTGTTGTGGCGGACGAAGTCCGCAAACTGGCGGAAAAGACCATGGTTTCCACAAGCGATGTGGCCAAGGCCATTCAGGCCATTCAGGACAGCACCGCCAAGAGCATGCAGGGCGTTGAAAACGCGGTTGGCTCCATCGGCGTGGCCACGAATCTGGCCGGGCAATCTGGCGAAGCCCTGCAAGGCATTGTGGAGGTTGTGACCGCCACGGCTGATCAGGTGAACGCCATTGCCGCCGCCAGTGAAGAACAGTCTGCAGCGAGCGAAGAAATCAACCGCAGCATTGTTGAGGTCAACGAGGTTTCACAGCTCACGGCTGAAGCTATGAAACAGGCTTCCACTGCCGTTGCCGACCTCACCGAGCAGGCCAAAAAGCTCGCCGCTCTTATTCAGGAGATGAAGCAGGGCTAG
- a CDS encoding FAD-dependent oxidoreductase, which yields MLRVSTVDEHKRMSTQDLLLAIEAAVEKGETDFYIEASGQHDIGGPLWNKEGKKLTFKVSNPGQRVGSMCLPNTEILVEGSASADVGWLNAGGRIVVRGDAGDTAAHCAAAGTVYIGGRAGTRSGSLMKHDPLYEAPELWVLKSVGSFSFEFMGGGKAVVCGHDSQDIASVMGERSCVGMVGGAVYFRGPVGQLPKDVRLNPLDNEDIAWLDAGLDDFLMAIDQPSLRSELCDWSQWQKITPLPFEERGQKEVVSLGQFRSKEWIPSGIFSDVAPDDFMVNGLVARGDYRLRVPMWQNAEYAAPCEFNCPASIPTQRRLNLLREGNVEEAYRMVLDYTPFPGSVCGSVCPNPCMQSCTRTDLDSPVQIGKLGSCSADITVDKPKTRTGKHIGVIGGGVGGLTAAWQLARLGHDVTVYEADSVMGGKLEQVIPRARLNHDLLRKELKRIEDMGVTFVNNCPVDAKKFEELRKKHSALVVATGGHVPRIFPWPGHEKIVAGIDFLKAINKGEKPAVPDSVIVIGCGNAGMDAAVGAYAMGAKQVTCIDVQKPAAFAHEIEHVEGLGGKLVWPVQTKEVTDNGIITQEGTLIPGKMVIITIGESPDLSFLPEGLEKFREWIVPKPDLSIMDGVFAVGDVIKPGLLVHAIGTGRDAAFAADAFVRGETYTPEKKKLVPSTRLHTAYFAKCHDRDLPTPQDEFSRCVSCGTCRDCKMCLKSCPEKAIDRKETAGGGFEYVSDPARCIGCGICAGICPCGIWTMYPNWDMS from the coding sequence ATGCTGCGCGTTAGCACGGTAGACGAACACAAGCGCATGTCCACCCAGGATTTGCTGCTGGCCATTGAGGCGGCGGTAGAGAAGGGTGAGACTGACTTTTATATTGAGGCCTCGGGCCAGCACGACATCGGCGGCCCCCTGTGGAACAAGGAAGGAAAAAAGCTGACCTTCAAGGTCAGCAACCCCGGTCAGCGGGTAGGCTCCATGTGCCTGCCCAACACCGAGATTCTGGTTGAAGGCTCCGCCTCGGCGGACGTAGGCTGGTTGAACGCGGGCGGGCGCATAGTGGTGCGCGGCGACGCGGGCGACACTGCGGCCCACTGCGCGGCAGCCGGTACTGTTTACATTGGTGGCCGCGCGGGTACCCGCTCTGGCTCACTCATGAAGCACGACCCCCTTTATGAAGCCCCGGAACTCTGGGTGCTCAAGAGCGTGGGCAGCTTCTCTTTTGAATTCATGGGCGGCGGCAAGGCCGTTGTGTGCGGCCATGACAGTCAGGATATTGCCTCGGTCATGGGCGAACGCTCCTGCGTCGGCATGGTTGGCGGTGCTGTCTACTTTCGTGGGCCTGTTGGACAGCTGCCCAAGGATGTGCGCCTCAACCCCCTGGACAATGAAGACATCGCCTGGCTTGACGCTGGTCTTGACGACTTTCTGATGGCCATTGACCAGCCCAGCCTGCGCAGCGAACTGTGCGACTGGAGCCAGTGGCAGAAGATCACGCCGCTGCCGTTTGAGGAGCGTGGCCAGAAGGAAGTTGTGAGCCTTGGGCAGTTCCGCAGTAAGGAATGGATACCCAGCGGTATTTTCAGCGATGTTGCCCCCGATGACTTTATGGTCAACGGGCTGGTGGCGCGTGGCGATTACCGCCTGCGTGTGCCCATGTGGCAGAACGCCGAGTATGCCGCCCCTTGCGAATTCAACTGCCCGGCGTCCATCCCCACCCAGCGCAGACTTAATCTTCTGCGCGAAGGCAATGTGGAAGAAGCCTACCGCATGGTGCTGGATTACACGCCGTTCCCCGGTTCCGTCTGCGGCAGCGTGTGCCCCAACCCCTGCATGCAGAGCTGCACGCGCACTGATCTGGACAGCCCCGTGCAGATCGGCAAGCTCGGTTCCTGTTCTGCGGATATCACGGTCGATAAGCCCAAAACACGCACCGGCAAGCACATTGGCGTGATCGGCGGCGGTGTTGGCGGCCTCACGGCTGCCTGGCAGCTTGCCCGCCTGGGACACGACGTCACCGTGTACGAAGCCGATTCCGTCATGGGCGGCAAGCTTGAACAGGTGATTCCCCGTGCCCGTCTGAACCATGACCTGCTGCGCAAGGAACTCAAGCGCATTGAGGACATGGGCGTGACCTTTGTGAACAATTGCCCTGTTGACGCCAAAAAGTTCGAGGAACTGCGCAAGAAGCACTCTGCCCTGGTGGTCGCCACCGGCGGGCACGTGCCGCGCATCTTCCCCTGGCCCGGTCACGAAAAGATCGTGGCTGGCATTGACTTTTTGAAAGCCATCAACAAGGGCGAAAAGCCCGCCGTGCCCGACAGCGTGATTGTTATCGGTTGCGGCAATGCGGGTATGGACGCCGCTGTGGGTGCCTATGCCATGGGCGCCAAGCAGGTGACCTGCATCGACGTGCAGAAGCCCGCCGCCTTTGCCCATGAAATTGAGCATGTTGAAGGGCTGGGCGGTAAGCTTGTGTGGCCTGTGCAGACCAAGGAAGTCACCGATAACGGCATCATCACCCAGGAAGGGACGCTCATTCCCGGCAAGATGGTCATTATCACCATCGGCGAATCGCCCGACCTCTCCTTCCTGCCGGAAGGTTTGGAAAAGTTCCGTGAATGGATCGTGCCCAAGCCCGACCTCAGCATCATGGACGGCGTTTTTGCAGTGGGCGACGTTATCAAGCCCGGCCTGTTGGTGCATGCCATCGGCACGGGCCGCGATGCCGCCTTTGCCGCAGATGCCTTTGTGCGCGGCGAAACCTACACGCCGGAAAAGAAAAAGCTCGTGCCTTCCACGCGTCTGCACACGGCCTATTTTGCCAAGTGCCATGACCGTGATCTGCCCACGCCGCAGGATGAATTCTCCCGCTGCGTGAGCTGCGGCACCTGCCGCGACTGCAAGATGTGCCTTAAATCCTGCCCGGAAAAGGCCATTGACCGCAAGGAAACCGCTGGCGGCGGATTTGAATACGTTTCTGATCCTGCCCGCTGTATCGGTTGCGGCATCTGCGCAGGCATCTGCCCTTGCGGCATCTGGACCATGTATCCCAACTGGGACATGAGCTAG
- a CDS encoding aldehyde dehydrogenase family protein, translated as MTEANTQIGADFSPDVDNIPEDCVLEPLHERRYLVGGKLLEWAGPVHTVHSPLYVNGEQRVIGSCPELTEAESLAAVDAVTKAWDNGRGAWPTMRVEDRIARVEEFARRMLAVRDKVVRLMVWEICKPLNDCRAEFDRTIDYIRATVDALKDLDRASSRFVIESGIYAQIRRAPLGPVLCMGPFNYPLNETFTTLIPALIMGNPVIVKTPRIGKLLYAPLLEAFAECFPAGVVNILFGDRRVAIPALESGRISVLAFIGSSRAADALRRHHPSPHRLRCVLGLDAKNAAIVLPCADMDLTVSEAVTGALSFNGQRCTALKIFYVHTSRTEEFLAKFSEAIAALPMGLPWKPGVKITPLPVPGKIDDLRELVDEAVAKGARIANPHGGTFDRTLYYPTLVAGVTADMRLHTEEQFAPVVPVVSYNDVSEAAEAVIASPFGQQASIFGTDPDAVAALIDPMVNQVCRVNINSQCQRGPDTFPFTGRKDSAEGTLSVSDALRAFSIRTLVAAKGSAPNKELISDIVRNRKSNFLSTDFLF; from the coding sequence ATGACAGAAGCCAATACCCAGATCGGCGCTGATTTTTCGCCGGATGTGGACAATATACCCGAAGATTGCGTTCTCGAGCCGCTTCACGAGCGCCGCTACCTTGTGGGTGGAAAGTTGCTGGAGTGGGCGGGCCCCGTGCACACCGTGCATTCGCCCCTGTATGTGAACGGCGAGCAGCGCGTCATAGGCTCCTGCCCGGAACTGACCGAAGCGGAATCGCTGGCGGCGGTGGATGCCGTGACCAAGGCGTGGGACAATGGCCGTGGCGCGTGGCCCACCATGCGCGTGGAAGACCGCATTGCCCGCGTGGAGGAATTTGCCCGCCGCATGCTGGCAGTGCGCGATAAGGTGGTGCGCCTGATGGTGTGGGAAATCTGCAAGCCGCTCAATGATTGCCGGGCGGAATTTGACCGCACCATCGACTACATCCGCGCCACTGTGGACGCCCTTAAAGACCTCGACCGCGCCTCCTCGCGCTTTGTGATCGAGAGTGGCATTTACGCCCAGATCCGGCGCGCGCCGCTTGGGCCGGTGCTGTGCATGGGCCCGTTCAACTACCCGCTCAACGAAACCTTCACCACGCTTATTCCGGCCCTGATCATGGGCAACCCGGTCATCGTCAAAACGCCCCGCATCGGCAAGCTGCTCTACGCGCCCCTGCTTGAGGCCTTTGCCGAATGCTTCCCTGCCGGAGTGGTGAACATCCTCTTTGGCGACAGACGCGTGGCCATTCCCGCTCTGGAGTCTGGCCGCATCAGCGTGCTGGCCTTTATCGGTTCAAGCCGCGCTGCTGATGCTTTGCGCCGTCACCATCCCTCGCCCCACAGGCTGCGCTGCGTGCTTGGGCTGGACGCCAAAAACGCCGCCATCGTGCTGCCCTGCGCCGACATGGATTTGACCGTGTCCGAGGCCGTGACCGGTGCGCTGAGCTTTAACGGCCAGCGTTGCACGGCCCTGAAGATCTTTTATGTGCACACCTCGCGCACTGAGGAATTTCTGGCAAAATTCAGCGAGGCCATTGCCGCCCTGCCCATGGGCCTGCCCTGGAAGCCGGGGGTCAAAATCACCCCGCTGCCCGTGCCCGGCAAGATAGACGACCTGCGTGAACTGGTAGACGAAGCTGTTGCCAAGGGCGCGCGCATTGCCAACCCGCACGGCGGCACCTTTGACCGCACACTGTATTACCCCACACTGGTTGCGGGCGTTACCGCAGACATGCGCCTGCACACGGAAGAACAGTTTGCCCCTGTGGTGCCTGTGGTTTCTTATAATGACGTGTCGGAAGCCGCAGAGGCGGTGATCGCCTCGCCCTTCGGCCAGCAGGCCAGCATCTTCGGCACTGACCCCGATGCAGTGGCTGCGCTTATCGACCCCATGGTCAATCAGGTGTGCCGCGTCAACATCAACAGCCAGTGCCAGCGCGGGCCGGATACATTCCCCTTCACAGGCCGAAAGGACTCTGCGGAAGGCACGCTCTCTGTCAGTGATGCGCTGCGCGCCTTCTCCATCCGCACACTGGTGGCTGCCAAGGGTTCCGCCCCCAACAAGGAACTGATTTCAGACATTGTGCGCAACAGAAAGTCCAACTTCCTGTCCACGGATTTTCTGTTCTAA
- a CDS encoding GNAT family N-acetyltransferase — translation MDSQPLRSSGGGAPHIIVNDAQPDDMAAVQGIYAWHVLHGLATFEEQPPSVEEMERRRQAVLVLGLPYLVARQDNTVVGYCYAGLYGTRSAFRFCLEDSIYVAQQAMGQGLGHALLQTLIERCERGPWRQMVAVIGHSGNAGSIALHAAHGFRHAGVLQSAGYKLGQWVDVVLMQRALGLGDTTKVS, via the coding sequence ATGGATTCGCAACCTTTGCGCTCTAGCGGGGGCGGTGCGCCGCACATTATTGTGAATGACGCGCAACCGGATGATATGGCGGCAGTGCAGGGCATTTATGCCTGGCATGTGCTGCACGGGCTGGCAACGTTTGAAGAACAGCCGCCCAGCGTGGAAGAAATGGAGCGCCGCCGTCAGGCAGTGCTCGTACTTGGTTTGCCCTATCTGGTGGCCCGGCAGGACAATACCGTTGTGGGCTATTGTTACGCTGGTCTGTACGGTACGCGGTCAGCTTTCAGATTTTGTCTGGAAGATTCCATCTATGTTGCGCAACAGGCCATGGGGCAAGGGCTTGGGCATGCGCTGCTGCAAACGCTCATTGAGCGGTGCGAGCGCGGCCCCTGGCGGCAGATGGTGGCTGTTATCGGCCACAGCGGCAACGCTGGTTCCATTGCCCTGCATGCGGCGCATGGCTTCAGGCACGCGGGTGTGCTCCAGTCCGCAGGCTACAAACTCGGCCAGTGGGTGGATGTTGTGCTGATGCAGCGGGCATTGGGGCTGGGCGACACCACCAAGGTATCATAA
- a CDS encoding carboxylesterase/lipase family protein gives MKNRILILVVLLLCACARHVSRHETSADTLAATQYGEVQGFAAAGVKTWLGIPYAAPPVGELRFRRNQPPIPWQGVKKCVAFGNKPIQYMNMFGLERSRVPASEDCLYLNVWAPLTAAKDAKLPVFVWIYGGAYHMGEGSDPMYDGASFARDGVVFVNFNYRVGPLGFYDFSMYDKRFESNCGVSDQIAALRWVRDNIAAFGGDPNNVTIAGESAGGTGVYNMLASPIAKGLFQKAIAESGVTGNTESRRMVEMNNTIFFEKLGINPRTDMAKLLDMPAQDMLAAATFTLKEGPRRHPGIFMPGPVKDDLLPLHPWEALAQGNARDVKVILGTNRNEGTLFALLGLLPKDWQQVEKMLRDNGAAASIPAVSELYASEKGMKKLTTLAGDRAFVVDMVKSADAQSAFNSTYVYRFDYAPLLPELLLLGAAHSTEISTALATNDHPFWLLTPASRRKELTQSMHGAWLNFVKTGNPNGPGVAPLWPQYEAGRRLTYIFDQTNTVESNPHGAVYEVWKDIQLYQ, from the coding sequence ATGAAAAACCGCATCCTCATCCTGGTGGTGTTGCTCTTGTGCGCCTGTGCCCGTCACGTATCCCGTCATGAAACGTCCGCCGACACCCTTGCAGCAACACAGTACGGCGAGGTGCAGGGTTTTGCGGCGGCAGGCGTCAAAACATGGCTTGGCATTCCTTACGCCGCGCCGCCTGTGGGCGAACTGCGCTTTCGGCGCAACCAGCCGCCCATCCCCTGGCAGGGCGTCAAAAAGTGCGTGGCATTTGGCAACAAGCCCATCCAGTACATGAACATGTTCGGGCTTGAGCGTTCGCGGGTTCCCGCCAGCGAGGATTGCCTATACCTCAACGTGTGGGCGCCGCTGACCGCCGCCAAAGACGCCAAGCTGCCAGTATTCGTATGGATATACGGAGGCGCGTACCACATGGGCGAAGGCAGCGACCCCATGTACGACGGCGCGTCCTTTGCCAGAGACGGCGTGGTATTTGTCAATTTCAACTACCGCGTCGGCCCCTTGGGCTTTTATGATTTTTCCATGTACGACAAGCGGTTTGAATCCAACTGCGGCGTTTCAGATCAGATTGCCGCCCTGCGCTGGGTGCGTGACAACATAGCCGCATTTGGCGGCGACCCGAACAACGTGACCATTGCGGGCGAATCCGCAGGCGGCACGGGCGTGTACAACATGCTGGCATCGCCCATCGCAAAGGGGCTGTTCCAGAAGGCCATCGCCGAGAGCGGCGTCACAGGAAATACCGAATCCCGCCGCATGGTCGAGATGAACAACACCATCTTTTTTGAAAAGCTGGGCATTAATCCGCGTACAGACATGGCCAAACTGCTGGATATGCCCGCGCAGGACATGCTTGCGGCCGCTACGTTCACACTCAAGGAAGGCCCGCGCCGCCATCCCGGCATCTTCATGCCCGGCCCGGTCAAGGACGACCTGCTCCCCCTGCACCCGTGGGAAGCCTTGGCCCAGGGCAATGCCCGCGACGTTAAGGTCATTCTTGGCACAAACCGCAACGAAGGCACGCTGTTTGCCCTGCTGGGCCTGCTGCCCAAGGACTGGCAACAGGTGGAAAAGATGCTGCGCGATAACGGCGCGGCTGCCAGTATCCCCGCAGTATCGGAGCTGTACGCCAGCGAAAAGGGCATGAAAAAGCTGACCACCCTCGCGGGCGACCGGGCATTTGTGGTGGATATGGTCAAAAGCGCCGATGCCCAGAGCGCCTTTAACAGCACCTATGTGTACCGCTTTGACTACGCCCCCCTGCTGCCGGAGCTGCTCTTGCTGGGCGCTGCGCATTCGACGGAGATTTCCACCGCGCTTGCCACCAATGATCATCCCTTCTGGCTGCTCACGCCCGCATCACGCCGCAAGGAGCTTACGCAGTCCATGCACGGAGCGTGGCTGAACTTTGTAAAAACGGGCAATCCCAACGGCCCCGGCGTTGCACCCCTGTGGCCGCAATACGAAGCAGGGCGGCGGCTCACCTATATTTTTGACCAGACAAACACCGTGGAATCGAATCCCCACGGCGCTGTCTATGAAGTGTGGAAAGATATTCAGCTGTACCAGTAA
- a CDS encoding nitroreductase family protein gives MDVFEALFTRRSIRKFTAEPVSDEDLQLVLKAGMCAPSAHNKQPWHFVVVRDKALLASIAERHPYAKMAAEAPVVIVVCANPDEAKAPGYWQQDCTAALENMLIAARGLNLGTVWCGMHPFEDRVEPIRELLNVPAQINMLGLVVMGHPAQPFAEADRFNESKVHLNGW, from the coding sequence ATGGACGTTTTTGAAGCGCTGTTTACCCGCCGCAGTATACGTAAATTCACGGCTGAGCCTGTGAGCGATGAAGACTTGCAGCTCGTACTCAAGGCCGGCATGTGCGCGCCCAGCGCACACAACAAGCAACCCTGGCACTTTGTGGTTGTGCGCGACAAAGCTTTGCTTGCCTCCATTGCCGAGCGGCACCCCTATGCCAAAATGGCCGCCGAAGCGCCTGTGGTGATTGTGGTCTGCGCCAATCCAGATGAAGCCAAAGCTCCAGGCTACTGGCAGCAGGACTGCACTGCAGCGCTGGAGAACATGCTGATTGCCGCGCGTGGCCTGAACCTTGGCACGGTGTGGTGCGGTATGCACCCCTTTGAAGACCGCGTTGAACCTATCCGCGAACTGCTCAATGTTCCGGCCCAGATCAACATGCTCGGTCTTGTGGTTATGGGGCATCCTGCGCAGCCCTTTGCCGAGGCAGACAGATTCAACGAAAGCAAGGTTCACCTGAACGGCTGGTAA